The Candidatus Sysuiplasma acidicola genome includes a window with the following:
- a CDS encoding glycosyltransferase family 2 protein: protein MPMAELSTLPPVDIVIRTFNSEKYLSKCISSAILSLPINRILIIDHHSTDRTAEIGESFGAEIHSEDKGLGYATTLGASLASTKFTLFLDGDVIITRKNFYREAIERFDNRRTAAVVGVENGHPFIYGLPLGLTLFRSEFIKSVRIPDEIQGRETYFIQRAVSAARLKVRYVKDSMTHDSIYRSYRNWPEWQGAQIRNSAGLSPHQLIYSFIVILLMHMNSRKPKNILYTPIFYIKLLRGFFSPVRWGGMDRRIIKIS from the coding sequence ATGCCAATGGCTGAACTCAGCACACTACCTCCGGTTGACATAGTTATACGTACATTTAATTCCGAAAAATATCTGTCGAAGTGCATTTCCTCAGCCATCTTATCACTGCCCATAAACAGAATATTGATCATCGATCACCACAGCACCGACCGCACAGCAGAGATAGGCGAAAGCTTTGGTGCAGAGATACATTCAGAGGACAAGGGCCTCGGTTATGCGACAACACTTGGCGCATCCCTCGCCAGCACCAAATTCACATTGTTCCTTGACGGAGATGTCATCATAACGAGGAAGAACTTCTATAGAGAAGCGATTGAGAGATTCGATAACCGGAGGACTGCGGCAGTTGTTGGTGTGGAAAACGGCCATCCGTTCATTTATGGTCTTCCGCTCGGATTAACGCTGTTCAGGTCAGAATTCATCAAGAGTGTTCGCATACCTGATGAAATTCAGGGAAGGGAAACGTACTTCATTCAGAGAGCTGTTTCGGCAGCCAGGCTGAAGGTAAGGTATGTCAAAGATTCCATGACTCATGATTCAATCTACCGGAGTTACAGGAACTGGCCGGAGTGGCAGGGGGCACAGATTAGGAACAGTGCCGGTTTGAGTCCGCATCAGCTCATATATTCGTTCATTGTGATACTTTTAATGCATATGAATAGCCGGAAGCCGAAAAACATTCTATATACACCAATATTTTATATCAAACTTCTGAGAGGGTTTTTTTCTCCGGTGAGATGGGGAGGAATGGATAGAAGGATAATCAAGATATCATGA